TGGCGGATCTCGCGGCACTCCGCGCGCACGCGCGCCACGTCGCCGAAGCGGCGGAGCGCCTCGGCCCGCGCGACGTCGGACGGCATTCCCGCCTCGACGTAGCGGCGCGTCTGCAGCTCGAGGTGCGCGGCGATCTCCTCGTCCACCTCGCGCTCGGGGGGGATGCGCCAGAACAGCGCGCGGGAGCGGCGGCTCATGCGGTGCCTAACACCTTCGCCACCGCGGCGGTGAAGTCGGCCCACGCGGCCACCTCGCGGCGGAGCTGCGCGCGGCCGGCGGGCGTGAGCGCGTACACCTTGATGCGCTTGCCGAGCTCCGACGTGCCCCACTCGGCGGCGATCCACCCGCGGCGCTCGAGGCGGTAGAGCGCCGGATACAGCGAGCCCTCCTCGACGTGGAGCGCGTCGTCGGTCGTGTCCTCGAGCCACCGCGCGACGCCGTAGCCGTGGCGCGGGCCCCAGGACAGCGTCTTGAGGACGAGCAGGTCGAGCGTGCCCTGGAGCAGGTTGCCGGTCGGCGGCGTCATGGGCCTCGTGCCTAGGATTTCTGGGTACGCTAGGATCGCATGCCTAGAACGTCAAGGCAGGTTCGTCACGTAGCTTGCCGACATGGAAGCGAGCGTCCGATTCATCGGCGCCCGCGGCTTCGGCCGTCGGTTGCCCGACAAGCCGCCGCCGTGGCGCGACCGCGTCGCCGCGATGCGCCACGTGCCGGCGTTCCTGCGGCTCGTGTGGGAGTCGCACCGCGGCT
The window above is part of the Gemmatirosa kalamazoonensis genome. Proteins encoded here:
- a CDS encoding PadR family transcriptional regulator, encoding MTPPTGNLLQGTLDLLVLKTLSWGPRHGYGVARWLEDTTDDALHVEEGSLYPALYRLERRGWIAAEWGTSELGKRIKVYALTPAGRAQLRREVAAWADFTAAVAKVLGTA